A window of Corallococcus macrosporus DSM 14697 contains these coding sequences:
- a CDS encoding fatty acid desaturase family protein, whose translation MTPARPSPPSADLPQLAVHALWWGWFPAFILSWDALPWPGRLGMCLLGWAICFWNYAVLHNHMHVPVARPRLAHWLVSRSLGMACGFPYRGYFIHHFNHHRYDDGPGDWGRRRPGERVFRYCLRNALTPWLWPYETLGQVWQWAKKKQQRLELGVDFLVVDGLLLALVVWKPALGLAWWGVLLVTQFCIHWLNLAAHFETDSEQKDALGTTSYSAFYNRWFFNAGYHQAHHLKPQVPWYELPALTETLARTARLRPELTTGLSPINPLWVARVAKRYSAKPCDPQTESKITSGTPTAVT comes from the coding sequence ATGACCCCCGCCCGCCCCTCGCCCCCTTCAGCCGACCTGCCGCAGCTCGCGGTGCACGCGTTGTGGTGGGGGTGGTTCCCAGCCTTCATCCTGAGCTGGGACGCGCTGCCCTGGCCGGGGCGGCTGGGCATGTGCCTGTTGGGCTGGGCCATCTGCTTCTGGAACTACGCCGTCCTGCACAACCACATGCACGTGCCCGTTGCCCGGCCCAGGCTGGCGCACTGGCTGGTGTCCCGCTCGCTGGGCATGGCCTGTGGCTTCCCCTACCGGGGCTACTTCATCCACCACTTCAACCACCACCGGTACGATGACGGTCCGGGAGACTGGGGCCGCCGCCGCCCCGGAGAGCGCGTCTTCCGCTACTGCCTGCGCAACGCGCTGACGCCGTGGCTGTGGCCCTATGAGACGCTGGGCCAGGTCTGGCAGTGGGCGAAGAAGAAGCAGCAGCGGCTGGAGCTGGGGGTGGACTTCCTGGTGGTGGACGGCCTGCTGCTGGCGCTCGTCGTCTGGAAGCCCGCGCTGGGCCTGGCCTGGTGGGGCGTGCTGCTGGTGACGCAATTCTGCATCCACTGGCTCAACCTGGCGGCCCACTTCGAAACGGACTCGGAGCAGAAGGACGCCCTGGGGACGACGTCCTACTCCGCCTTCTACAACCGCTGGTTCTTCAACGCGGGCTACCACCAGGCCCACCACCTGAAGCCCCAGGTGCCCTGGTACGAGCTGCCGGCCCTCACGGAGACGCTCGCCCGGACGGCCAGGCTCCGTCCAGAGCTGACAACCGGGCTATCCCCCATCAATCCGTTGTGGGTGGCCCGGGTGGCGAAGCGCTATTCTGCCAAGCCGTGCGATCCGCAGACGGAGTCGAAGATTACCTCCGGGACCCCCACGGCCGTTACCTAG
- a CDS encoding HEAT repeat domain-containing protein: protein MSDERPDALLKSALEKIVYFEARAQQLHSELTSTREEMEHLKREVAQTHQRELGLRREVAELEVRVGRLQAEREELNRLNQVMRAERNQMMDKLLDVGRIRASSQDRDDEDDDLGLDLASFISQLRSEVILRGEGGPVARGLVVPTRGSAVPLRETQASVALTQAPVSEPPVASAPEADSLSPVAREAQRFLQAGRLSVSAAQHAELSSHAGYGGTSDETLFGFSIRELSAQDSAARVRAAERLKALSQPAAAPALASALHAETDPTAQVALLQAFASLCQEEGASVVSPLLASPVPEVRIAALKALLTLAPKDAAPHLAQAMKDSDRSVRRRASLLALGLEGETARRLGEEAIHDADPEARALAALALGAGSGENARTLLLGALGDREPRVRKAAAQSLSRILGQDVSAVVALDDTHRRREIRRLATLPVKPVRARLEQPRPVVAVVQAVAPEVAVAAVAQDVVQAQVAQPAYAVAAVGAANRQAVTVGLSQGAGAAPEHSAGVRGDASAASVSRAPVGVGAVSGAPAPVARAAAGAPDAGMQHQARSVPGAPVQRPSAPAPQAATAVQRPSAPAPQAATPAPQSAPTAQRSPSAAPQATSAQRPPTPAPQAGTAERSPAPAPQAASAQRPPTPAPQATSAQRPPTPAPQAASAQRPPTPAPQAATAQRSPAPAPQATATAPRPPASAPQSPPAPRAPAAPAARLSPVQAALVAMGAVPGQAAPAPRAAEPARPAAPARSSASPVETLCTQMLAEVRAAVRGRSLVELAVALSAPSELAQEALTLLSARGAVIRRGHKYFAA from the coding sequence GTGAGCGACGAGCGTCCGGACGCGCTGCTCAAGAGCGCACTCGAAAAGATCGTCTACTTCGAGGCGCGTGCCCAGCAGCTCCACAGCGAGCTGACTTCGACGCGCGAGGAGATGGAGCACCTCAAGCGCGAGGTGGCCCAGACGCATCAGCGTGAGCTGGGGCTGCGCCGCGAGGTGGCGGAGCTGGAGGTCCGCGTGGGCCGCCTCCAGGCCGAGCGCGAGGAGCTCAACCGGCTCAACCAGGTGATGCGCGCCGAGCGCAACCAGATGATGGACAAGCTCCTGGACGTGGGCCGCATCCGCGCCTCGTCCCAGGACCGCGACGACGAGGACGACGACCTGGGGCTGGACCTGGCGTCGTTCATCTCCCAGCTCCGCAGCGAGGTGATTCTGCGCGGGGAGGGCGGCCCGGTGGCGCGCGGGCTGGTGGTCCCCACGCGGGGCTCCGCCGTGCCGCTGCGTGAGACGCAGGCCAGCGTCGCGCTGACGCAGGCGCCGGTGAGCGAGCCGCCCGTGGCCTCCGCTCCCGAGGCCGACAGCCTGTCGCCGGTGGCGCGCGAGGCGCAGCGCTTCCTGCAGGCGGGCCGGCTGAGCGTGAGCGCGGCGCAGCACGCGGAGCTGTCCTCGCACGCGGGCTACGGTGGGACGTCGGACGAGACGCTGTTCGGGTTCTCCATCCGGGAGCTGTCCGCGCAGGACAGCGCGGCGCGGGTGCGCGCCGCCGAGCGGCTGAAGGCGTTGTCCCAGCCGGCCGCCGCGCCCGCGCTGGCGTCGGCGCTGCACGCGGAGACGGACCCGACGGCGCAGGTGGCGCTGCTCCAGGCCTTCGCGTCGCTGTGCCAGGAGGAGGGCGCGTCGGTGGTGTCGCCGCTGCTCGCGTCGCCGGTGCCGGAGGTGCGCATCGCGGCGCTCAAGGCGCTGCTGACGCTGGCGCCGAAGGACGCGGCGCCGCACCTGGCGCAGGCGATGAAGGACTCGGACCGCTCGGTGCGCAGGCGCGCGTCACTCCTGGCGCTGGGCCTGGAAGGGGAGACGGCGCGGCGGCTGGGCGAAGAGGCCATCCACGACGCGGATCCAGAGGCGCGCGCGCTGGCCGCGCTGGCGCTCGGGGCCGGCAGTGGGGAGAACGCGCGCACGCTGCTGCTGGGCGCGCTGGGTGACCGGGAGCCGCGCGTGCGCAAGGCGGCCGCGCAGAGCCTGTCCCGCATCCTGGGGCAGGACGTGTCGGCCGTGGTGGCGTTGGATGACACGCACCGGCGCCGGGAGATTCGCCGGCTGGCGACGCTGCCCGTGAAGCCCGTTCGGGCGCGGCTGGAGCAGCCTCGGCCGGTGGTGGCCGTGGTGCAGGCGGTCGCGCCGGAGGTGGCCGTCGCCGCGGTGGCCCAGGACGTGGTTCAGGCGCAGGTCGCGCAGCCCGCGTATGCGGTCGCGGCCGTGGGCGCAGCGAATCGGCAGGCCGTCACGGTGGGGCTCTCGCAGGGGGCTGGCGCTGCGCCGGAGCATTCGGCGGGAGTTCGGGGTGATGCCTCCGCTGCTTCGGTGAGCAGGGCGCCCGTGGGTGTGGGGGCCGTGTCTGGTGCCCCGGCGCCCGTGGCGCGCGCCGCCGCGGGGGCTCCCGACGCTGGCATGCAGCATCAGGCGAGGAGCGTTCCTGGAGCGCCGGTGCAGCGCCCGTCCGCGCCGGCTCCGCAGGCCGCCACGGCAGTGCAGCGCCCGTCCGCGCCGGCTCCGCAGGCCGCCACGCCCGCTCCGCAGTCCGCACCGACTGCGCAGCGTTCGCCCTCGGCAGCTCCACAGGCCACCTCGGCGCAACGTCCGCCTACGCCAGCTCCACAGGCCGGCACGGCCGAGCGTTCGCCAGCGCCAGCTCCACAGGCCGCCTCGGCACAACGTCCGCCTACGCCAGCTCCACAGGCCACCTCGGCGCAACGTCCGCCTACGCCAGCTCCGCAGGCCGCCTCTGCGCAACGTCCGCCTACGCCAGCTCCGCAGGCCGCCACGGCTCAGCGTTCGCCCGCGCCGGCTCCACAGGCCACCGCTACCGCGCCGCGTCCGCCAGCCTCGGCTCCTCAATCTCCGCCGGCCCCGCGCGCTCCCGCTGCCCCGGCCGCCCGCCTGTCCCCCGTCCAAGCCGCCCTGGTGGCCATGGGCGCGGTGCCCGGACAGGCCGCCCCCGCGCCGCGCGCCGCCGAGCCGGCCCGCCCGGCCGCCCCCGCGCGTTCCAGCGCGTCACCCGTGGAGACCCTCTGCACGCAGATGCTGGCCGAGGTCCGTGCCGCCGTCCGAGGCCGCTCGCTCGTCGAGCTGGCGGTCGCGCTCTCGGCGCCCTCGGAGCTCGCCCAGGAGGCGCTCACCCTGTTGTCCGCCAGGGGAGCAGTGATTCGAAGGGGGCACAAATACTTCGCCGCTTGA
- a CDS encoding helix-turn-helix transcriptional regulator has product MEQRLATLIGNAVRAARQRLELTQADVAERVGIATEVYGRLERGHMLPSVRTLRKLCLVLNCSSDVLLGMAGAGVEGAPTLAEDPPEYRERPEVRRLLRTVRKLDAPRLRLLGQVANALET; this is encoded by the coding sequence ATGGAACAACGACTGGCAACCCTCATTGGAAACGCGGTCCGCGCGGCGCGACAACGGCTGGAGCTGACCCAGGCCGACGTGGCCGAGCGCGTTGGCATCGCCACCGAGGTGTATGGCCGCCTGGAACGCGGCCACATGCTTCCCAGCGTCCGCACCCTGCGCAAGCTGTGCCTGGTGCTCAACTGCTCGTCGGACGTGCTGCTGGGCATGGCGGGCGCGGGCGTGGAAGGCGCGCCCACGCTGGCGGAGGATCCGCCGGAGTACCGCGAGCGCCCTGAAGTGCGCCGCCTGCTGCGCACGGTGCGCAAGCTGGACGCACCGCGTCTGCGGCTGCTGGGACAGGTCGCCAACGCCCTGGAGACCTAG